A region from the Triticum aestivum cultivar Chinese Spring chromosome 3D, IWGSC CS RefSeq v2.1, whole genome shotgun sequence genome encodes:
- the LOC123078141 gene encoding serine/threonine-protein kinase-like protein At5g23170 produces the protein MKEFSYQEIEAATGGFAAKNVVGKGSHGCVYRARLRCGAGHGRRLVTVAVKKASHPQGEAKLANEIAVLTAARHHPGVVTLVGAVAAAGRSPLLVMEFMPNGSLHDLLHRSPRPPPWPRRVEIALDVARAMRALHGAAPRIIHRDVKTANVLLGRDGRARLADFSLAVRVAAAGAPRPAPAGTMGYLDPSYTEPGRLGPESDVFSFGVVLLELISGRKVMDVNASPSSIVAWALPLIGAGLARQVFDGRVAAPAPGTDAEAAIARVLSVAARCVSESVERRPAMAEVASELRGALESGGWHRRGRDVVDRVCRRVVSWGIQLRVKTTRRSKVECTELSGSSEGGGAPSRADSCHLPSRSNSIRVR, from the coding sequence ATGAAGGAGTTCTCCTACCAGGAGATCGAGGCGGCGACCGGCGGCTTCGCGGCCAAGAACGTCGTCGGCAAGGGCAGCCACGGCTGCGTCTACAGGGCCAGGCTCAGGTGCGGCGCCGGCCACGGCAGGAGgctcgtcaccgtcgccgtcaAGAAGGCCTCGCACCCGCAGGGGGAGGCCAAGCTCGCCAACGAGATCGCCGTGCTCACGGCCGCGCGCCACCACCCGGGCGTCGTGACCCTcgtcggcgcggtggcggcggcggggcggtcgcCGCTTCTCGTCATGGAGTTCATGCCCAACGGCTCGCTGCACGACCTGCTGCACCGGTCCCCGaggccgccgccgtggccgcgccgCGTGGAGATCGCGCTCGACGTGGCGCGGGCCATGCGCGCGCTCCACGGCGCCGCGCCCCGCATCATACACCGGGACGTCAAGACGGCCAACGTCCTGCTCGGCCGCGACGGCCGCGCCCGCCTCGCCGACTTCAGCCTCGCGGTCAGGGTCGCCGCCGCGGGCGCGCCGAGGCCGGCGCCGGCTGGCACGATGGGGTACCTGGACCCGAGCTACACGGAGCCCGGCCGGCTGGGGCCCGAGAGCGACGTGTTCAGCTTCGGCGTGGTGCTCCTGGAGCTCATCAGCGGGCGCAAGGTGATGGACGTGAACGCCTCCCCGTCGTCCATCGTCGCGTGGGCGCTGCCGCTGATCGGCGCCGGGCTGGCGCGCCAGGTGTTCGACGGGAGGGTGGCCGCGCCCGCTCCCGGCACCGACGCCGAGGCCGCGATCGCCAGGGTCCTGTCCGTGGCCGCGCGGTGCGTGTCGGAGAGCGTGGAGCGCCGGCCAGCGATGGCGGAGGTGGCCTCCGAGCTGCGCGGCGCCCTGGAGAGCGGCGGGTGGCACCGCCGCGGGAGGGACGTGGTGGACAGGGTGTGCAGGCGCGTCGTGTCGTGGGGGATACAACTGCGCGTGAAGACGACGCGGAGGAGCAAGGTCGAGTGCACCGAGCTGTCGGGGTCGTCGGAGGGGGGCGGCGCACCAAGCCGCGCGGACTCGTGCCATCTACCATCGCGGTCCAACAGCATACGAGTCAGATAG
- the LOC543239 gene encoding calmodulin-1, whose amino-acid sequence MADQLTDDQIAEFKEAFSLFDKDGDGCITTKELGTVMRSLGQNPTEAELQDMINEVDADGNGTIDFPEFLNLMARKMKDTDSEEELKEAFRVFDKDQNGFISAAELRHVMTNLGEKLTDEEVDEMIREADVDGDGQINYEEFVKVMMAK is encoded by the exons ATGGCGGACCAGCTCACCGACGACCAGATCGCCGAGTTCAAGGAGGCCTTCAGCCTCTTCGACAAGGATGGAGACG GCTGCATCACCACCAAGGAACTTGGAACTGTGATGCGCTCGCTGGGGCAGAACCCCACTGAGGCAGAGCTTCAGGATATGATCAATGAAGTGGATGCTGATGGCAATGGAACGATTGACTTTCCTGAGTTCCTTAACCTGATGGCACGTAAGATGAAAGACACCGACTCCGAGGAGGAGCTTAAGGAGGCTTTCCGTGTGTTTGACAAGGACCAGAATGGTTTCATCTCGGCAGCTGAACTCCGCCATGTCATGACCAACCTTGGTGAGAAGCTGACAGACGAGGAGGTGGATGAGATGATCCGTGAGGCTGATGTCGATGGTGATGGCCAGATCAATTACGAAGAGTTTGTGAAGGTGATGATGGCCAAGTGA